A genomic window from Arthrobacter globiformis includes:
- a CDS encoding zinc-dependent alcohol dehydrogenase, which translates to MKALTWQGKRSVSVKEVPDPVIQEPTDAIVRITSSAICGSDLHLYEVLGPYMHKNDVLGHEPMGIVEEVGSAVTNLAKGDRVVIPFNISCGHCYMCSQGLQSQCETSQVRAKNSGAALYGYSELYGSIPGAQAEYLRVPFADYGPVKVGQELPDERYLFLSDILPTAWQAVKYADAPAGGTLAVFGLGPVGQFASRVGAYFGQRVIGVDPVPERREMAARHGVEVLDYAKGIADELREVTGGRGPDAVVDAVGMEAHGSPVAGFAHQALGLLPDKVAQKAMETAGVDRLAVLHTAIDSVRRGGTVSLSGVYGGTASPMPLLTMFDKQIQLRMGQCNVRRWTDELLPLVEDDADPLGVMDLVTHTAGLAEAPELYEKFQKKEDGCIKVVLKP; encoded by the coding sequence TTGAAGGCACTGACTTGGCAAGGCAAGCGCTCGGTGAGCGTGAAGGAGGTGCCGGATCCCGTCATCCAGGAGCCTACGGATGCGATCGTCAGGATTACGTCCTCCGCGATCTGCGGTTCGGACCTCCACCTGTACGAGGTGCTTGGCCCCTACATGCACAAGAACGACGTGCTGGGCCACGAACCCATGGGCATCGTGGAAGAGGTGGGGAGCGCCGTCACCAACCTGGCCAAGGGTGACCGCGTGGTCATTCCCTTCAACATTTCCTGCGGCCACTGTTACATGTGCTCACAGGGCCTCCAGTCGCAGTGCGAAACCAGCCAGGTCCGGGCCAAAAACTCCGGGGCCGCGCTCTACGGCTATTCGGAGCTCTACGGCTCCATTCCCGGCGCGCAGGCGGAGTACCTGCGGGTGCCGTTCGCGGACTACGGCCCGGTGAAGGTCGGGCAGGAACTGCCGGACGAGCGGTATCTGTTCCTTTCGGACATTCTTCCCACTGCCTGGCAGGCAGTGAAATACGCCGATGCTCCGGCCGGCGGAACGCTGGCAGTCTTCGGGCTGGGGCCGGTGGGGCAGTTCGCCTCCCGGGTGGGCGCGTACTTCGGCCAGCGGGTCATCGGTGTTGATCCGGTCCCGGAGCGCCGCGAGATGGCGGCGCGCCATGGCGTCGAGGTCCTGGACTATGCCAAGGGCATCGCCGACGAACTGCGCGAGGTGACCGGCGGCCGCGGCCCGGACGCCGTGGTTGACGCCGTGGGGATGGAAGCGCACGGATCACCGGTGGCGGGATTCGCCCACCAGGCACTCGGCCTCCTTCCGGACAAGGTGGCACAGAAGGCCATGGAGACCGCCGGCGTGGACAGGCTCGCCGTGCTCCACACGGCCATCGACTCGGTCCGGCGCGGGGGCACGGTTTCCCTGAGCGGTGTCTACGGCGGCACGGCCAGCCCCATGCCCCTGCTCACCATGTTCGACAAGCAGATCCAGCTGCGCATGGGCCAGTGCAACGTCCGCCGGTGGACGGATGAGCTGCTTCCGCTGGTGGAGGACGACGCCGATCCGCTGGGTGTGATGGATCTGGTCACCCATACTGCCGGGCTGGCCGAGGCGCCGGAGCTCTATGAAAAGTTCCAGAAGAAAGAGGACGGCTGCATCAAGGTGGTCCTCAAGCCCTGA
- a CDS encoding HAD family hydrolase, producing MDRESKGQSSEGRRSEKGVLFDVDGTLIDSAYIHTLAWWHAFRQSGFDVPMARIHRCVGMGGARLVDSLLPDSRDREVDEAILSAHSGVFGTYWPSLRAFDGARDLLAKCSQGGLAVALASSAREQDLNALRSALSADDFIDAATSANDAENSKPEPDILVAALEAVGLEASGAVYVGDAVWDVMAASKLGIPTIALTCGGTSEAELRDVGAVEVYEGPRELLDNLDRSAIGKLLVS from the coding sequence GTGGACAGGGAGTCGAAGGGCCAATCGTCAGAAGGGCGTCGCAGCGAGAAGGGTGTCCTGTTCGATGTTGACGGGACCCTGATCGACTCCGCCTACATCCATACCCTCGCCTGGTGGCACGCGTTCCGCCAGTCCGGATTCGATGTGCCCATGGCCCGGATCCACCGCTGCGTTGGGATGGGCGGGGCGCGTCTGGTGGACAGTCTGCTGCCGGACTCCCGCGACAGGGAAGTGGACGAGGCGATCCTGTCTGCCCATTCCGGGGTTTTCGGCACGTACTGGCCGTCGCTCCGCGCCTTCGACGGGGCCCGGGACCTGCTGGCCAAGTGCAGCCAGGGCGGCCTGGCGGTGGCTCTGGCCTCGTCCGCGAGGGAACAGGATCTCAACGCGTTGCGGTCGGCACTGTCGGCGGATGACTTCATTGATGCCGCCACGAGCGCCAATGATGCGGAAAACAGCAAGCCCGAGCCGGACATCCTGGTGGCAGCGCTCGAGGCTGTCGGGCTCGAGGCTTCGGGGGCTGTGTATGTAGGGGATGCGGTGTGGGATGTCATGGCGGCCAGCAAGCTCGGCATCCCCACCATCGCACTGACCTGCGGCGGCACCAGTGAGGCCGAATTGCGCGACGTAGGGGCCGTCGAGGTCTACGAGGGTCCGCGGGAGCTGCTGGACAACCTGGACCGCAGCGCGATCGGAAAACTTCTGGTCAGCTAG
- a CDS encoding YegP family protein → MAGYFELVDAPDGGYRIRLLDGTGALMAVSVTFPTKRAAVAGVAQAREIAGTGLIRDCCKDAVKRPAQKRHARPARKAVTSTVGAGYGSPKSARQRVPAPQLAEVGAGVG, encoded by the coding sequence ATGGCTGGATATTTCGAGTTGGTGGACGCTCCTGACGGCGGTTACAGGATCCGGCTGCTGGACGGGACGGGGGCGCTGATGGCCGTGTCCGTCACCTTCCCTACGAAGCGCGCAGCCGTTGCCGGAGTCGCCCAGGCCCGGGAGATTGCCGGTACCGGCCTGATCCGTGACTGCTGCAAGGATGCAGTAAAGCGGCCCGCGCAAAAGCGCCATGCCAGGCCCGCCCGCAAAGCGGTGACGTCGACTGTTGGCGCCGGCTATGGCTCGCCGAAGAGCGCCCGGCAGCGGGTGCCTGCGCCGCAGCTGGCCGAGGTTGGCGCGGGTGTCGGATAA
- a CDS encoding glycoside hydrolase family 15 protein has translation MVGIEDYAVVGDLHTAALVSTEGSIDWLCLPRFDSPACFNALLDTPEAGRWLLAPAVGGGCTRRRYRRHTLILETEWETDDGAVRVIDFMPPRDEVADIVRIVVGLHGHVRMRSELALRFDYGHIMPWVRRDSHGLHAVAGPDSAYLVTTAPLRGERMHTVSDFTVKAGERVPFVLTWAPSHVRRPRSVDAEEVLDSTERFWREWTDKCKVSGPYKDAVQRSLITLKALTYAPTGGIVAAVTTSLPEQLGGPRNWDYRYCWLRDATLTLQALLAAGYTSEAAAWRDWLLRAVAGDPADLQIMYGIHGERRLPELELPWLAGYENSKPVRVGNAAAGQLQLDVWGEVLDCLALTRNSLLKHTDEAWDVQVALMEYLEGAWDQPDNGLWEMRGPRRHFTHSKVMAWVAADRMVKGVRDSRLPGPADRWEALRDTIHAEVMAKGFDADRNTFTQSYGRPELDASLLLIPRVGFLPPDDPRVIGTIDAIQRELTEDGFVLRYRPQVSDDGLPGGEGVFLACSFWLVEALLGAGRHREATELFERLLSLRNDVGLLSEEWGVQSGRHLGNTPQAFSHFALVTSALELGQRRPRRSDKPLPSKAGTA, from the coding sequence ATGGTAGGCATCGAGGATTATGCGGTGGTCGGCGATCTGCACACGGCGGCCCTGGTCAGCACTGAAGGGTCGATTGACTGGCTGTGCCTGCCGCGGTTCGATTCCCCGGCTTGCTTCAATGCGCTCCTGGACACCCCGGAAGCCGGCCGCTGGCTCCTCGCCCCGGCAGTTGGCGGCGGCTGCACGCGGCGCCGCTACCGGCGGCACACCCTCATCCTGGAAACCGAGTGGGAAACTGACGACGGCGCCGTCCGGGTCATCGACTTCATGCCGCCCCGCGACGAGGTGGCGGACATCGTGCGGATCGTGGTGGGGCTGCACGGACACGTCCGCATGAGAAGCGAGCTGGCCCTGCGCTTCGACTACGGCCACATCATGCCCTGGGTGCGCCGGGACAGCCACGGCCTCCACGCCGTCGCGGGACCTGATTCTGCCTACCTGGTGACCACCGCCCCGCTGCGCGGCGAACGCATGCACACCGTCAGCGACTTCACTGTGAAAGCCGGCGAACGGGTGCCGTTCGTGCTGACCTGGGCGCCCAGCCATGTCCGGCGGCCCCGGTCCGTGGACGCCGAGGAAGTCCTGGACTCCACCGAACGGTTCTGGCGGGAATGGACGGATAAGTGCAAGGTATCCGGGCCGTACAAGGATGCCGTGCAGCGCTCGCTGATCACGCTCAAGGCCCTGACCTACGCGCCCACCGGAGGCATCGTTGCGGCCGTGACCACGTCGCTGCCGGAGCAGCTGGGCGGGCCTCGGAACTGGGACTACCGTTACTGCTGGCTCCGCGACGCCACCCTGACCCTCCAGGCGCTGCTGGCCGCCGGCTACACCTCCGAGGCGGCGGCATGGCGCGACTGGCTGCTGCGGGCCGTGGCAGGGGACCCGGCTGACCTGCAGATCATGTACGGGATCCACGGCGAACGCAGGCTGCCGGAACTGGAACTGCCCTGGCTGGCCGGCTACGAGAACTCGAAGCCGGTCAGGGTGGGCAACGCGGCCGCCGGCCAGCTGCAGCTGGATGTGTGGGGTGAGGTGCTGGACTGCCTTGCCCTGACCCGCAACTCGCTGCTGAAGCACACGGACGAAGCCTGGGACGTCCAGGTGGCGCTGATGGAATACCTCGAAGGGGCCTGGGACCAGCCGGACAACGGGCTGTGGGAGATGCGCGGCCCGCGGCGCCATTTCACCCATTCCAAAGTGATGGCGTGGGTAGCCGCGGACCGGATGGTCAAGGGAGTCCGGGATTCAAGGCTTCCGGGACCGGCGGACCGCTGGGAGGCGCTGCGCGACACCATCCATGCCGAGGTCATGGCCAAGGGCTTCGACGCCGACCGGAACACGTTCACGCAGAGCTACGGCCGGCCCGAACTCGATGCCAGCCTGCTCCTCATTCCGCGCGTGGGTTTCCTCCCGCCCGACGACCCCCGGGTGATCGGCACCATCGACGCCATCCAGCGCGAACTGACGGAGGACGGGTTCGTGCTCCGGTACCGGCCCCAGGTGAGCGACGACGGACTGCCAGGGGGTGAGGGGGTGTTCCTTGCCTGTTCCTTCTGGCTCGTGGAGGCGCTGCTGGGGGCAGGCCGGCACAGGGAAGCCACGGAACTGTTCGAGCGGCTGCTGTCGCTGCGCAACGATGTCGGCCTGCTGAGCGAGGAATGGGGCGTCCAGAGCGGGCGGCACCTCGGGAACACCCCGCAGGCATTCAGCCATTTCGCACTGGTGACCAGTGCCCTGGAACTGGGTCAGCGCCGGCCCCGCCGGAGCGACAAGCCGCTCCCGTCAAAAGCTGGCACCGCCTGA